A section of the Oenanthe melanoleuca isolate GR-GAL-2019-014 chromosome 6, OMel1.0, whole genome shotgun sequence genome encodes:
- the FGFBP3 gene encoding fibroblast growth factor-binding protein 3, whose protein sequence is MRLPLALLALAALGAASSDREEAEEARAGRFSTPEQQRCRWELRSAAGASELRLSCRAAGGAARSCAYRGEPRRCPAFGARSRQFWRQILARLRRRRDPCAPGAPLSARLCGPGRAPPEAQLRLLPEPGPGPSAQPTADPAHTYCAERWHSLCSFFVGFWEG, encoded by the coding sequence ATGAGGCTGCCGCTGGCGCTGCTGGCCCTGGCCGCCCTGGGGGCCGCCAGCTCGGACCGGGAGGAGGCGGAGGAGGCGCGGGCGGGGCGGTTCTCCACGCCCGAGCAGCAGCGGTGCCGCTGGGAGCTGCGCTCGGCGGCGGGGGCCAGCGAGCTGCGGCTGAGCTgccgggcggcgggcggcgcggcgcggaGCTGCGCCTACCGCGGGGAgccgcggcgctgcccggcctTCGGCGCCCGCAGCCGCCAGTTCTGGCGGCAGATCCTGGCccggctgcggcggcggcgggaccCCTGCGCCCCGGGAGCGCCGCTCAGCGCCCGGCTGTGCGGCCCCGGCCGAGCGCCGCCCGAGGCGCAGCTGCGCCTGCTgcccgagcccggcccgggcccCTCCGCGCAGCCCACCGCGGACCCGGCGCACACATACTGCGCCGAGCGCTGGCACTCGCTCTGCAGCTTCTTCGTCGGCTTCTGGGAGGGCTGA